The following are encoded in a window of Deltaproteobacteria bacterium genomic DNA:
- a CDS encoding nuclear transport factor 2 family protein — MSAQELQSLANRFVEAFNKKDMATAINMLSNDLEVFDHVPYRFDNKEQFANFLNGAMSAVEVVNWGLRQSSARVFGDAGVVNAYDTFTGVLKGGKVQTLHGRTTLMFAKQGGQWKIVSAHFSPLPQHAG, encoded by the coding sequence ATGAGTGCACAAGAATTACAATCGTTGGCCAACCGGTTCGTCGAGGCGTTTAACAAAAAAGACATGGCGACGGCTATCAACATGCTGTCAAACGACCTCGAAGTGTTTGACCATGTGCCATATCGTTTCGACAATAAGGAACAGTTTGCTAACTTCCTGAATGGCGCGATGAGCGCGGTAGAGGTCGTGAACTGGGGGTTGCGCCAATCCTCGGCCCGTGTCTTCGGTGATGCCGGCGTAGTGAATGCGTATGATACTTTCACTGGCGTGCTGAAAGGTGGCAAAGTGCAAACGCTGCATGGACGCACGACGCTGATGTTCGCCAAGCAAGGTGGGCAGTGGAAGATCGTGAGTGCGCATTTTTCGCCATTGCCGCAACATGCGGGGTAA
- a CDS encoding cyclase family protein, with amino-acid sequence MAYEYGHFSQGGSMKMAFGVWRRVFRFWGSVVVGTVAAVLFAATAIAQEPTSSQKWWPSEWGANDQRGAMNRITPKKILQAASLIKEGKIYQLGRLYETGMPLPGSRSFALTIPGMPTQGPSGKNKLVANSEMVAAEIGQVGTQFDGLGHVGVQVDGENLFYNGNKLSEFGDAYGLKKLGIENVGVIFTRGVLLDVAAYKGVERIEGAYIVTVEDITNILAKQKVDIQEGDVVLFHTGHGKLWKTDAKKYLGDAPGPGITAIKWLIDKKIVMLGADSGPVEAMPGENKDIFVEGHEHLLVRNGIHIHENLDLSELAKDKVYEFVYSFAPLRLKGATGSPGNPVAIR; translated from the coding sequence ATGGCCTATGAGTACGGACACTTTTCGCAAGGAGGGAGTATGAAAATGGCGTTCGGTGTTTGGCGTCGAGTGTTCAGGTTTTGGGGGAGTGTGGTCGTTGGGACCGTAGCCGCAGTGCTGTTCGCTGCAACGGCGATAGCGCAAGAGCCCACGAGCAGTCAGAAATGGTGGCCTTCAGAGTGGGGTGCGAATGATCAACGTGGGGCGATGAATCGCATTACGCCAAAGAAGATTCTCCAAGCCGCGTCGCTCATCAAGGAAGGCAAAATCTATCAACTGGGACGGCTCTACGAGACGGGCATGCCGCTGCCGGGCAGTCGGAGTTTCGCATTAACCATTCCTGGCATGCCGACCCAAGGTCCATCAGGAAAAAACAAGCTTGTCGCAAACAGTGAGATGGTGGCAGCGGAGATTGGGCAAGTCGGTACCCAGTTCGACGGGTTGGGGCATGTCGGCGTGCAAGTTGATGGCGAAAATCTCTTCTACAACGGCAACAAGCTCTCGGAATTTGGTGATGCCTATGGCCTGAAGAAACTCGGCATTGAGAATGTCGGCGTGATCTTCACTCGTGGTGTGCTGCTCGATGTCGCGGCGTACAAAGGGGTGGAGCGTATCGAGGGAGCATACATCGTAACCGTTGAGGACATTACAAATATACTCGCGAAACAGAAAGTCGATATCCAAGAAGGCGATGTCGTGCTGTTTCACACCGGGCACGGCAAGCTGTGGAAGACCGACGCTAAGAAATATCTGGGAGATGCTCCAGGGCCGGGAATTACGGCGATCAAATGGCTGATCGACAAAAAAATTGTCATGCTCGGTGCAGACAGTGGGCCTGTCGAAGCGATGCCCGGTGAGAATAAGGATATATTTGTCGAAGGACACGAACATCTCCTGGTGCGCAATGGTATCCATATTCATGAGAACCTCGACCTTTCGGAGTTGGCTAAAGACAAAGTGTATGAGTTCGTGTACTCGTTTGCGCCGTTGCGACTGAAGGGCGCGACGGGCTCGCCGGGGAATCCGGTTGCGATTCGGTAG
- a CDS encoding amidohydrolase, producing the protein MATATPSQELPHNAWRQVTPGRTGWARTARAGDPQKYFMVSVDTHGIEPLDFLSSRIEKQYRDRIPYVKVDDDGAEWMITEGIQPMLVKPGRDTVKYLIEREAYEEPDYFQPYTSRMDAEDRLRYRASGDVSQRVRDAEADGVDAEIIFPNKGLLCFTTPDPVFQQAMFRVWNRWARENFADHWHRFMPMAIIAPGDLEGAMAEVKWAAEQGFKGLTLPNKPIFGPPTPGELQYNDKHFDPLWSLIADVDLPMTFHVSTGRDPRGVTGLGGAVINYVCHSMPTVMEPLVNLISSGVFERHPNLKAGSIEGGIGWVPWMLEAMDYSFQAHHMWVRPVMPELPSFYYRRNCFSAFMEDHVTLPRAEELGIVDNLMWSNDYPHHEGSWPHSAESIERQLGCVSETNRAKILGLNAARVFKLKVPAGK; encoded by the coding sequence ATGGCGACAGCAACTCCATCACAGGAATTACCCCATAACGCTTGGCGGCAAGTGACGCCTGGTCGCACTGGGTGGGCACGCACCGCGCGTGCCGGTGACCCGCAGAAGTATTTTATGGTCTCGGTTGATACGCATGGCATCGAACCGCTTGATTTTCTTTCCTCGCGTATCGAGAAGCAATATCGCGATCGCATTCCTTACGTCAAAGTTGATGACGACGGTGCGGAGTGGATGATCACAGAAGGTATACAACCGATGTTGGTGAAGCCAGGCCGCGACACGGTGAAGTATCTCATCGAGCGCGAGGCCTACGAGGAGCCGGATTATTTTCAACCGTATACGAGCCGCATGGATGCCGAAGACCGTTTGCGTTATCGCGCCAGTGGCGATGTGAGTCAACGCGTGCGTGATGCTGAGGCTGATGGCGTGGATGCGGAGATCATTTTTCCTAACAAGGGGTTATTGTGTTTCACCACGCCCGACCCGGTGTTTCAACAAGCGATGTTTCGCGTGTGGAACCGCTGGGCACGGGAGAACTTTGCTGACCATTGGCACCGTTTCATGCCTATGGCCATAATTGCGCCGGGTGACCTCGAAGGTGCGATGGCAGAAGTAAAATGGGCGGCTGAGCAGGGATTCAAAGGGCTGACGTTGCCCAATAAACCGATCTTCGGTCCACCCACGCCCGGAGAGCTGCAATACAACGACAAGCATTTTGATCCGTTGTGGTCTTTGATCGCAGACGTGGATCTGCCGATGACGTTCCATGTGTCCACTGGTCGTGACCCGCGTGGGGTCACCGGTCTTGGCGGCGCGGTGATTAACTATGTGTGTCATTCGATGCCGACAGTCATGGAACCGTTAGTGAATCTGATTAGCTCTGGGGTGTTCGAGCGGCATCCGAACTTAAAGGCCGGCTCGATTGAAGGTGGTATTGGTTGGGTACCGTGGATGCTAGAGGCGATGGACTACTCGTTCCAGGCGCATCATATGTGGGTACGACCGGTGATGCCGGAGTTGCCGAGTTTCTATTATCGCCGCAATTGTTTCTCGGCTTTTATGGAAGACCATGTGACGCTGCCACGTGCCGAAGAACTTGGTATCGTGGACAACCTGATGTGGTCGAACGATTATCCGCATCATGAAGGCAGTTGGCCGCATTCGGCTGAGAGTATCGAACGACAACTGGGTTGTGTGTCGGAAACAAATCGGGCAAAGATATTGGGGCTGAATGCCGCGCGGGTATTCAAGCTCAAAGTCCCGGCGGGCAAATAG